GGACATCTTCAACTTCCAGGCCAAGGCCCTCGGCATCCACATGGCCTCGCTGCTTACCGCAGTGGATGCCGAATACGTCGTCATCGGCGGCGGCCTGATCGACCCCGAGGCCACGACGCCCGAGTTCCGCGAGCGCTACCTGCGCATCATCCGTGAGAGCGCCCAGCCCTACCTCTGGCCCAAGCAGGCCGAGAAGCTGAAGGTTGTTCCCGCCACCCTCGGCGAACTCTCCCAAGCCATCGGCGCCGCCCTCGTCGCCCTCTACACCGCCAAGGCGAAGGCCTGAGCGAGCGCAGGGAGGAAACGATCCACGCCGGTCATGGACGTCCAAGTCACGCTGAACTTCCTTGGCCGCACCGAGGAAGCCCTCGCCTGCTACACCCGGGCGATCGGTGCTGAGACCACCTTCCTCCTGCGCTTTCGCGACTGCCCCGATCCGGCACAACGACGCCCGGGTTTCGAGGACAAGATTTTCCACGCCACCTTCCGCGTGGGCGGAACGGAGCTCATGGCCTCCGACTGCGGTTGCGAAGATCCGTCTGCCCCCGCCCGCTTCGACGGCTTCGCCCTCGCCCTGCGCACCGACACCACGGAACAAGCCGAGCGTTGCTTCGCCGCCCTCAGCACCGGCGGTCACGTGGAGCTTCCCCTGCAGGAAACTTTCTTCGCCACCCGCTACGGCCTGGTGACCGACCGCTTCGGCGTCTCTTGGAAAATCATGACCGAGAAGGCCCGGTCGGCGACCTGAGACGGCCCCATGCGGTTTGATGGTGGAGCGGCTTGCCCCGAGCGGACCTCCTCACGAAATCCACAGCAGGCTCGCGGCGAAGCCGAGGAAAACCGCCCCCAGCGCCCGGTCGATCCAATGGCCGTGACGCAGGAAGGCCCGGCGCACTTCGGTGCGGGTGAAGACCACGGCCACGAAGCTGAACCACGCCACGGTGGTGAGCGTCATCCACACCCCGTAGCCGGCCTGCACGAGCCGCGGGGTGGCCGGACTCACCGCAAGCGGAAACAGCGAGATGAAGAACAGCGCGGCCTTGGGGTTGAGCAGGTTGACCAGAAAACCCGTCATCCAGGCCGCCCGCGCCGTCGGGGCGCCTTCGGCGGACGCCAGATCAACATCGCCTTCGCGCGGCTTGGTCCGCAGGGCCTGCACGCCAATCCACACCAGGTAGGCGGCACCGAGCCATTTCACGGCCGTCAGCACCGTGGCCGACCGGGTCAGCACCAGGCCGAGGCCAAGCAGGCTGTAGGCGATGTGGATCGATAGCCCGCAGCCGATGCCCAGGCTGGTCCAGATCGCAGTGGCCCGGCCATGGCGGAGGCTCTGCCGCAGCACGATGGCGAAATCCGGCCCGGGGCTCGCCACGGCCAGCGCATGGGCCACGGCGATGGTGAGAAACTCGGGGAGAAAATTCATGGGATGAGGCGGAGGGTCGGTCGGCCAAGGGCCGTTAGATTGAAGTGGAGCCGCTTTGGAGCGCAGCGACAAAGTGGTCGCCCCCGGCCCACGCTTTCGCCTGCGGCTTAAGCACGGCTACATCTCTGATGATTGTGCCATGGGCAACTGCGGCCGGGGCGGAGACCGGCCCTCCAATCAGGGTGCAGCTTCCGGGCGCGGCCACCGCAGGGTCAACCCTAGCCCCGCAGTTCCATGTCCTGCGGGACGGTGCTGAGGGCCTCGGCCATGGTGCTGAGACCTTCCTTGACCTTGAACATGCTGTCCTGGTGGAGCGTCTTCATGCCGCCCTTCATCGCGATGCGCTTCAGCTCGGCCGTTTCCTTCTCCTTGTTGATGGCCTCGATCAGCTCCTCGTTGGTGACCATGAGCTCGTGGATGCCCACGCGGCCCTTGTAGCCGGTGCCGTTGCACTTGGCGCAGCCCTTGGCGTTGGCCTTGTAGATGGGGCCGGTCCAGCCGAGCGCGCGCTGGAGCACATCCTTCTCCCGGCCCTCGGGCTCATAGGCGACGCGGCAGACCTTGCACACGCGGCGCATGAGGCGCTGGGCGCACACGCACACGAGCGACGACGAGATCATGAACGGCTCGATGCCCATGTCGGTGAGACGGGCGACCGTACTGGGGGCGTCGTTGGTATGGAGCGTGGAAATGAGCAGGTGGCCGGTGAGCGCGGCCTCGACGGCGATGTTGGCCGTCTCCTTGTCGCGAATTTCACCCACGAGGATGATGTCGGGGTCCTGGCGCAGGAAGGCGCGGAGGGCGGCGGCGAAGGTCAGGCCGATCTGCCGGTGCATCTGCATCTGGTTGATGCCGGGCAGCGTGTATTCGATCGGGTCCTCGGCGGTGCGGATGACGACGTCGGACGTGTTCACCTCGTTGAGCGCCGAGTAGAGGGTCATGGACTTGCCCGAGCCGGTGGGACCGCAGTGCAGGATCATGCCGTAGGGCTGGCGGATGCAGTCGCGGTATTTCTTGAGATTCTCCTCGGTGAAACCCAGCGCCGGCAGCGGCAGCGTGGACTTCTGTTTGTCGAGAATACGCATGACCACGCCCTCGCCGTGGTTGAGCGGCGCGGTCGAGACGCGGAGGTCGATGTCGATGTTCTTCTTGTTATACTGCTTGAAGACGATGCGGCCGTCCTGGGGCAGGCGGCGCTCCGCAATGTCCAGGTTGCACATGATCTTGAAGCGCGCCACGAGGGCGCCGGCGACCTTGCCGGGCAGGCGGAGCTTCTCCTGCGTGAGGCCGTCGATGCGGTAACGGACGACAATCTCCTTTTCCCAGGGCTCGATGTGAATGTCCGACGTGCCGGCGAAATAGGCATCCTCGATGATGCGGTTGGCCAGCTGGATAATGGGGGCGGAATCCTCGTTCTCGAGATCCTCGTCCTTGATCTCGGTCTCGTCCTCGTCGAACTGGGCGCCGAGCTGGTCCACCACGTCGGAGAACTGCACCTCGTCGTGGACATGGTCCTTCTTGAGCTTCTCGCGGATGTCGGCCTCACGGCCGAGGAGCCGCACGACGCGCTGGCCGGTCTTGTCCTGGATCTTGGCCGCGACGGTCGTGTCGAAGGGATTGGCGAAGGCCACCAGCAGGAAGTCGCCCACCTGCCCGACCGGCAGGATCATGTTCTTCTGGCAGAACTCGAGGTCGATCTTCTCGAAGGTGGAGGGCTGGACGCGGTAGCGCGCGACGTTGTAGGGCGCGAGGCCGAGGGCGCGACATTTGGCCAGCAGCAGCTGGAAAATGGTGATGTGGTGATCCGTCTGCAGGATCGCGTCGAGCTGGTCACCGGTGGGCTCGTCGGGGCGGGCCAGCAGCACGGCCTTCTGGTCGGCGGTGAGCTTCCCCATCTCCTCCAGCTTGTCGATGATCTGCGTCTGGGTGCGTCCGAGAGGCATGGCTTAGAGGGTGGACGCGGGTTTGCCGGAACTCGACCCGGGGAAAGGCAGCGGGGTGTGCCCGGAACCGGTGGGCGGCGCGGGCATCGGCGGGTTGCTGGCGGGACGCGCCGGCACCGGCGGGTTGCTCCCGCCGACGGCAAAGGGGGGGCGCGATCCGCGCTTGGCCGACTCGGCGCGCTCGGCCTGCATGCGGTCGAGGAAATCCGCGATGATGTCCATCGTCGTCGCCTGCCAGATGATCTGGCCGCCGAGCTTTTTCTCCCAATGGCTGCGCACGGCCGGGCTCAGGTAATAGGCCGTGGCCACAAAGTGAAAGTCCTCCTCGCGGTCGAAGGGCACGCTCCAGGTCGCCCAACAGGCGTCGAGGTCCATCTCCTTGCGCACATCGTCCGGCACGTCGTAGCCGCGGAGGTCCACCACCCCCACCCCGTGGTCGTCCACGACATGGTGCAGCACATCCTCCTCGCGCAGGACCTTTTTCTCATAGACGAGGATGTTGAGCACGGAACTCTGCCGGACCTGGCCGCTGGCCGCGATTTCGAGCAGCCGCTCGTTGGCCGCCTCGAGGTCCTCGAACTTCACCAGGTTGTGCTCGATGAGCGCCGAGCCAAGCAGGCGGTTGGCGCGCATCAGCAGGGGGCGGTATTCGACCGAGGACATGGCGGGGTGACGACGGGAAACTGACTCAGGCGGTCCGGCTTGGCGATTTCTTTTCTTTGGCGCGCATCTTCTTCACGCGCTTCAGGAGTTCCTTGAGCAGCTTGGGGATGCCTTCCTCGGAAAGGCACGATATCGGCACCAGCTCGACCTTGCTGTAGCGCTTCTTGAACTTCTTGAGGTTCGCGACGGCGGCCGGCTCATCCATCTTGTTGGCGGCGACGAGGCGGGGCTTGTCGAGCAGCGCGGGATCGTAGAGTTCCAGTTCCTTGAGCAGCTGCTTGTAGTCGTCACGCGGGTCGCGGGTGTCGGTGCCCGCCATGTCCACAATGATGAGGAGCAGCTTGCAGCGTTCGATGTGGCGCAGGAAACGGTGACCGAGACCCTTGCCGTCGCTGGCGCCGGCGATGAGGCCGGGAATGTCGGCGAGCACGAGGCGCTCGTATTCGGCGGCATACTCGATCACGCCGATCTGCGGATGCAGGGTCGTGAAGGGATACGGCGCCGTCTTCGGGCGGGCCTTGGTGATGAGATTCGTGAGCGAGGATTTGCCGGCATTCGGGAAGCCCACGAGACCGATGTCAGCGATGCTCTTCAGCTCCAGCCGGAAGTCGCCGACCTCGCCGGGCAGGCCCGGTCCCGTCTTGGTCGGGGCGCGGTTGGTGGAGGACTTGAACTTGGTGTTGCCCGCGCCGCCCTTGCCACCCTTGAGCAGCACGATTTCCTGGCCGTCCTCCAGCACCTCGCCGACGAACTCCCCGTCCGGCAGCTTGTAGGCGATGGTGCCCAGGGGCACGCGCAGGACGGCGGGCCGGCCTTCCCGGCCGGTGCAATCGCCGCCCTGGCCATGTTCACCGCGCTCGCCGTTCCAGTGCGGTTTGTATTTGAAGTCGATCAGGTTGTTCTGGTCGTCGTCGCCCCGGAGGATCACGTCGCCGCCCTTGCCGCCGTCGCCGCCGTTGGGGCCGCCCCACGGTTCGTATTTCTCGCGGCGGAAGCTGCGGCAGCCTTTGCCGCCGTCGCCGGCGCGGGCCTTGATGGTGGTTTCGTCGATGAACATGGGGCTAACACGCCTGAACCGGGGCGTATGTCAAAGCTTCCTCAGAGCGCGACCTTGATGCCCTTGCGCAGGTAGGTCGGCACGTCGAGGTCCTGCCCCTCGAAGAGGTTGCGGTCGGATTTGTCGAAGGCGCCGCGGTTCTCCACGGGCTCGGCGCCCTGGAAGCCGAACTCCTCCTGCTTGGGCTTGTTGGGATGGACCGGCGGGGCGCTGGTGCGCGTGACGTGCGCGTCGGTCGTGACGGTGGTCTTGACGTTGGCAGTCGTGGCGACGGCCGTCGTGGCGGTGGCGGCGGGCCTGTCGGCCTTCCGCACCGGCGACGGCGGGGCCGGCCGGCGAACGAAATTGCGGCTGCCGACATCGGTCGTGCCGAGCACGCACAGTTCGACGCGGCCCTGCAGGGCCTCGTCGATCGCGGCACCCATGACGACGTGCGCCTCGGGGCCGAACTGCTCGGTGACGGCGGACATGATCTCGTTGACCTTCGTGAGGGTGAGGTCGGCGCCGCCCGTGATGTTGACGAGCAGGCGGTCGGCCTTGCGGGCGTGCTCGGGCGTGTGGAGCAACGGGCAGTGCTTGAGGTCCTCGAGGGCGGTCAACGCGGGGTTCTCCCCCGCACCGGTGCCAAGGCCGAAAAGGGTTTTGCCGCCCCGGTGGTGAAAGACCTGCCGGATGGCGGTGAAATCGACGTTGATCAGCCCGGTGCGCGAGAGCATCGCCCAGATGGACTTCACGCCGCGTCCGATCCATTCGTCGGCGCGGGCAAAGGAGTCGAGCACGCTAGTCTGGTCGGTGCCTTCCTGGAGCAGCATGTCGTTGGCGAGCGGAATGACCGCGTCGCAGGTGCGGCGCAACTCGGCGAGCGCCTCCTCGGCCTGCCGGGCGCGGCGTCCGCCCTCAAAGCTGAACGGCAGGGTGACAAACGCGATGACCAGCGCGCCGGCTTCGCCAGCAATCTGCGCCACCACGGGCGCGGCGCCGGAACCGGTGCCACCACCCAGGCCGGCCACGAGGAACACGAGGTCCGTGTCCTTCACGATCTCGGCGATCTTGTCAGCATCGGCCTCGGCGGCCTTGCGTCCGAGCTCGGGATCGCCGCCGGCGCTCAGGCCGCGGGTCTGGGTGGCGCCGATGAGGATCTTGTCCTGCACGGGCGAGGTGCCGAGGGCCTTGAGGTCGGTGTTGATGACGGCCAGCTGGAGCCGGTCGAGGTTCTCCATCTTGAGCCGGTCCACGGCGTTGGAGCCGCCGCCGCCCACGCCGATGAGCTTGATGCCGACGTCGCGGTCGGCGAGCGCCTCGAGGGGAAGTTCGTTGGAGGAGTTTTCCATGGTCAGGAGGTCGCGAACAGGCGGGTGAGGTTGCTGAGCAGACCCGGCTTGCGGCGGGCGGGCAGCGCGTGCTCGTGGGCGGCGCGCAGGCCGAACTGGAAGATGCCGAGAACGGAGGAGAACATCGGGTCCTTGAGCTCCTCCTTCACCCACGACGGCGGTTCGCCGCGGCGGGCGTTGAGGCCGAAGACGCGGGTGGCCGCCTCCTCGATGCCGGGCAGCTTGGCCGTGCCGCCGGTCAGGATGACGCCCGCGCCACAGTGCTCGG
This DNA window, taken from Oleiharenicola lentus, encodes the following:
- a CDS encoding VOC family protein, with product MDVQVTLNFLGRTEEALACYTRAIGAETTFLLRFRDCPDPAQRRPGFEDKIFHATFRVGGTELMASDCGCEDPSAPARFDGFALALRTDTTEQAERCFAALSTGGHVELPLQETFFATRYGLVTDRFGVSWKIMTEKARSAT
- a CDS encoding LysE family transporter codes for the protein MNFLPEFLTIAVAHALAVASPGPDFAIVLRQSLRHGRATAIWTSLGIGCGLSIHIAYSLLGLGLVLTRSATVLTAVKWLGAAYLVWIGVQALRTKPREGDVDLASAEGAPTARAAWMTGFLVNLLNPKAALFFISLFPLAVSPATPRLVQAGYGVWMTLTTVAWFSFVAVVFTRTEVRRAFLRHGHWIDRALGAVFLGFAASLLWIS
- a CDS encoding GspE/PulE family protein codes for the protein MPLGRTQTQIIDKLEEMGKLTADQKAVLLARPDEPTGDQLDAILQTDHHITIFQLLLAKCRALGLAPYNVARYRVQPSTFEKIDLEFCQKNMILPVGQVGDFLLVAFANPFDTTVAAKIQDKTGQRVVRLLGREADIREKLKKDHVHDEVQFSDVVDQLGAQFDEDETEIKDEDLENEDSAPIIQLANRIIEDAYFAGTSDIHIEPWEKEIVVRYRIDGLTQEKLRLPGKVAGALVARFKIMCNLDIAERRLPQDGRIVFKQYNKKNIDIDLRVSTAPLNHGEGVVMRILDKQKSTLPLPALGFTEENLKKYRDCIRQPYGMILHCGPTGSGKSMTLYSALNEVNTSDVVIRTAEDPIEYTLPGINQMQMHRQIGLTFAAALRAFLRQDPDIILVGEIRDKETANIAVEAALTGHLLISTLHTNDAPSTVARLTDMGIEPFMISSSLVCVCAQRLMRRVCKVCRVAYEPEGREKDVLQRALGWTGPIYKANAKGCAKCNGTGYKGRVGIHELMVTNEELIEAINKEKETAELKRIAMKGGMKTLHQDSMFKVKEGLSTMAEALSTVPQDMELRG
- the obgE gene encoding GTPase ObgE is translated as MFIDETTIKARAGDGGKGCRSFRREKYEPWGGPNGGDGGKGGDVILRGDDDQNNLIDFKYKPHWNGERGEHGQGGDCTGREGRPAVLRVPLGTIAYKLPDGEFVGEVLEDGQEIVLLKGGKGGAGNTKFKSSTNRAPTKTGPGLPGEVGDFRLELKSIADIGLVGFPNAGKSSLTNLITKARPKTAPYPFTTLHPQIGVIEYAAEYERLVLADIPGLIAGASDGKGLGHRFLRHIERCKLLLIIVDMAGTDTRDPRDDYKQLLKELELYDPALLDKPRLVAANKMDEPAAVANLKKFKKRYSKVELVPISCLSEEGIPKLLKELLKRVKKMRAKEKKSPSRTA
- the ftsZ gene encoding cell division protein FtsZ is translated as MENSSNELPLEALADRDVGIKLIGVGGGGSNAVDRLKMENLDRLQLAVINTDLKALGTSPVQDKILIGATQTRGLSAGGDPELGRKAAEADADKIAEIVKDTDLVFLVAGLGGGTGSGAAPVVAQIAGEAGALVIAFVTLPFSFEGGRRARQAEEALAELRRTCDAVIPLANDMLLQEGTDQTSVLDSFARADEWIGRGVKSIWAMLSRTGLINVDFTAIRQVFHHRGGKTLFGLGTGAGENPALTALEDLKHCPLLHTPEHARKADRLLVNITGGADLTLTKVNEIMSAVTEQFGPEAHVVMGAAIDEALQGRVELCVLGTTDVGSRNFVRRPAPPSPVRKADRPAATATTAVATTANVKTTVTTDAHVTRTSAPPVHPNKPKQEEFGFQGAEPVENRGAFDKSDRNLFEGQDLDVPTYLRKGIKVAL